The segment TCGCGGCCTCGCTGGATGGGGCGGTGCCGGAGGTAAGGTTTGATGAGGTGGTGGCGGGGCACAAGGCGCGGGTGAGCGTGGAGGGTTTGCCGCGGGGGTGCGCGGCGGAGTTGCTCGCGAGGAGCACCGAGATGAAGACATCTCGGTGGCACGATCTGGCGGTGGTGATTGAGGGGGCGGATCAGTTTGTGGTGAGGAGGGAGGGCACGAAGAACACCGGTCGGGAGACCGGTGCCACCAAAGGCGAAGACACCGGTCGGGAGACCGGTGCCACCAAAGGCAAAGGCCAGAGCCAGACGTCCATCGTCGCGGGGTACCCGTGGTTCAGCGACTGGGGGCGGGACACGTTCATCTCGATGCGGGGGCTGCTGCTGTGCACGGGGCGGTACGACGAGGCGCTGAGCGTGCTGCGGGCGTTCGCGGGGCTGCAGAAGAACGGGCTGATCCCCAACTGCTTCGATAACGCGGGGCACGCCGAGTACAACACGGTGGACGCGTCGCTGTGGTACGTGCACGCGGCGTGCGAGTACCTGCGGGTGAGCGGGGACCGCGTGGGGTTCGAGAGCGTGCTGCCCGCCTGCCTGCACGTGGTCGATGCGTACAGGCGCGGCACCGAGTTCGACATCCGCATGGATCGTGATGGTCTAATCACCGCGGGCTGCGAGGGGACGCAGCTGACGTGGATGGACGCGCGACGTGACGGCGTGGTGTTTACGCCGCGGCATGGGAAAGCGGTGGAGATCAATGCGCTGTGGTACTCGGGGCTGCTGGAGCTTGCCCACGCGGTGGACATCACCGACCGGGCGAAGGCGGAGGAGCTGCGCGAGTGCGCGGCGCGGTGCGCGGCGTCGTTCGGGCAGTTCTGGAACGCCGGGGCGTCGTGCCTGTTCGACGTGCTCACGCCCGACGGGGATGACTGGCGGCCCGATGCGCGGGTGCGGCCCAACCAGGTGTTCGCTGTGTCGCAGCCGTACTCGGTGCTGACGGCTCAGCAGAAGCGGGCCGTGCTGGCGAAGGTGAAGGAGCGGCTGCTGACGCCGATGGGGCTGCGGACGCTGGACCCTGCGGACCCGGGGTATCGGCCGCGGTTCGAGGGGCCGATCAGGGAGCGGGACGCGGCGTACCACAACGGCACGGTGTGGCCGTGGCTGATCGGGGCGTATTGCGAGGGTGTGCTGCGGGCGGCTGAGTTCTCACATGCTTCGCGCGATGACGTGCGCGGGGTGATCGCGCCGCTGCTGCGGGAGTTCTGCGAGCGGACGGCGCAGGTGGGGCCGATCCGGCAGCTGGCGGAGGTGTACGACGCGGAGGAGAAGCCCGGGCACCGGCGGGCGGAGGGGTGCATGGCGCAGGCGTGGTCGGTGGCGGAGGTGTTGAGGGTGATGTGTCTGGTCGAGGGCGAGCAGGATCGCGCGAGAAGGTGAGTGCAAGGTAGACCGATCCGGGACTTCGCCCAGAGCGGCTCAGTCCCGGCGTCGTAAGACCTAGCAGCAGCCCCAGCCTTTTTTCTTGTTGCCGGCTTCGAGGAGTTTGGCGGCGTCGTCGGGGGACATGGTGCCTTCGGCGACGTAGGCCGCGATCTCGCGGCGGGAGGTTTCGAGGTTCCGCGAGCGGACGATGCTGGTGATGGCCGTGAAGACCATGTGCAGGAAGGCGAGGACAAAGCCTGCGCTAAGCATGAGCAGGGGTATGAGGCTGCGTTCGGAGAGTTCGAGGGCGAGGGTGTGCATGGGGTGGTCTCGGGCGTTTCGGCGGGCTGCTATCGATTGCCAATCCGGGACTTCGCCCAGAGCGGCTCAGTCCAGGCATCGGGAGGGGGCGGGGCTCAGTCTCGACGTCGGGAGCGGGCGGGGCTCGGTGGGCTAGCTCTTGCTCTCGGCCTTCATGAGGCGCTCGCCCTGCTCGGGGCTCATGGTGCCCTCGGCGATGAACGCGGCGATCTCGCGCCGGCTGCGTTCCTTTGCGAAGGTCTTGAGCACGGAGGCGGTGAGGTTGAGGAACACCGTGATGATGACGCCGCTGAAGATGAGCAGCGGGATCAGGGTGTCTTCCTTGAGGCACTGCTGGATGACGTTGGGTTCCATGCGTGCGTCTCCGGAGCGCAAGGGGGGCGGGCCACCGGCGGAGTCATTGGGAAGGGTAGGGGGTCGGTTTCAGCAGGGTCTTGGGGAGCGGGCCGTCAGGCGGGGTCGGTAGGGGTCGCTCGTGCGAGGCCGCGGTGGATGGTGTGAGTCCAGATGGAGTAGAAGTCGAAGGCCGCGGCGTTGTCGCTCTCTGTCTGGGTGCCGAAAGCGGAGGTGAGGTCGCGGCGGAGGTCGGCGGGGACCCGGAAGCCGCGGAAGCCGGTGTCGATCTGGGCTTGGGGGGCTTCGGTGGCGAGACGGAGGGCGAGGCGATCAGTGTTCTCGAGGTCGGTCATGCCGCGTTCCTGCCCGAGGACGTCGAAGGAGAGGCGGTCGGCATTGCAGCGGAGGCGGGAGCCATCCCTGAGCCAGAGGTCGAGGATGTGGGTGGTCTTGCGCTCGGTGCTGCGGAGGGGCGTAGGCGGGTCGGGGAGCTCGGGGCCGCCGTAGCCGTAGGAGTAGCCGGAGCGCAGGCCGCCGGTGGTCTCGATGTCGATGCTGGTTCGGACCTTATCGATGGCGGCGCGGACGATGAGGAAGAGGTCGGCGGTGCGGAGGCCGGTGGGCTCGCCGCGCCAGGGCTCGGCCATGTACATGGGCTCGTCGCAGCCGAGTGCGGGCACGAGGCGTTTCACCAGGAAGGGCCTGGGGTGGGCCTTGAGGTAGGCCTGCGTGAGGGCGAAGGCGGAGATGCGTCGGGCCTTGAGACGGGCGACGATCTGGGGCGCCTCCGCGGCGTTCACCCGGGCAAGCACCAGCGGGGGCTCATGGCTGGCGCGCTGGGCGGCGTGGAAGGCGTCGATGCCGAGGGCTTCGCTGAGGGCCGCGGCGCGGTCGGCGCTCGTGAAAGCGCTGGGGTAGCGGACGATGGTGAGATAAGCCCTGTCCGACATGGCGGAGTCAGTGTACATTGGGCCGCGCCCCGTTCGGGGCGTTGAGGGTGTGTTGCGTGACAACGCGTGCGCGGGATGGATTGACACGTGAGGAGCGGCTGCTCGTGCGCGACACGCTGGTGTCGTACGCGCGCGGGTGGTTCCCGATGTGCGATCCGGAGACGGGCGTGGTGCACTGGGTTCAGCCGGCGCAGCGGGGCGTGATCCCGCTGGATGAGCGGTTCAGGGTGAGCCGCTCGCTGCGCGGCG is part of the Phycisphaerales bacterium genome and harbors:
- a CDS encoding amylo-alpha-1,6-glucosidase yields the protein MPTSTTKLDIEKLGDLGRCEWVLTNGLGGFAMGTVNGVPDRRYHGWLVGAMRPPVGRVMGLHSAIEWIALEEAGDEAVRGKRIELSSYRFSGGVIHPKGMHRLVQFEQGAGWVRWAYLVDDEVTVTRELTLVRERNTALVRYRVTGLRGRAWLEVKPLVGLRDYHALFRERAGYACEGGDGWCEVTGPEELGKKLWMSMARDGKEKAAFVCEPEWWRNFEYVREHERGMDFVEDLYSPGTFVLECDHRNKPDSEVVFAASLDGAVPEVRFDEVVAGHKARVSVEGLPRGCAAELLARSTEMKTSRWHDLAVVIEGADQFVVRREGTKNTGRETGATKGEDTGRETGATKGKGQSQTSIVAGYPWFSDWGRDTFISMRGLLLCTGRYDEALSVLRAFAGLQKNGLIPNCFDNAGHAEYNTVDASLWYVHAACEYLRVSGDRVGFESVLPACLHVVDAYRRGTEFDIRMDRDGLITAGCEGTQLTWMDARRDGVVFTPRHGKAVEINALWYSGLLELAHAVDITDRAKAEELRECAARCAASFGQFWNAGASCLFDVLTPDGDDWRPDARVRPNQVFAVSQPYSVLTAQQKRAVLAKVKERLLTPMGLRTLDPADPGYRPRFEGPIRERDAAYHNGTVWPWLIGAYCEGVLRAAEFSHASRDDVRGVIAPLLREFCERTAQVGPIRQLAEVYDAEEKPGHRRAEGCMAQAWSVAEVLRVMCLVEGEQDRARR